The region CCGCAAAACTGCAAAAGGAGGCCGGAGAAACAATCATCAGAAGCCGCGAGATCGATTTGACGACGGAGAAGCCATACCCAACGCGTCCCTCTCTCGCGCGCTCGATCGATCGCCGCCACCGTACGCACCAGCCGCCGTGCCGTGCCTTGGGAAAAAGGAGCCGACGACGCCGAGCGCAGCCATGGCGGCCTCCGAGGtgagctactagtcttttctttttGGCGGGGCCGAGGTGAGAGAGCTTAGATGCACGCGCCTGTAGCTCCACTTTCATGATTCGGTTCCGTCGGAGTATATTTTATTTAGTTTCAATATAGTATAATTTTATTTCTAGGCTTTGAACTGTGAACTTCTTCTAGGCCTCTACCAAGGGAATTGTatcatacatccgtatttagacaaatctaagacaaaaattttgggatggagggagtacttttttttGTAGCGTTCCTTCATTTATATCAGTTGATTTGGTCACGGAAGTGTCGTCCAAAAGTAGAAGTGAGCTCTATATTCTTCCGGGGTGAAGAAGAAACAAGAGAACTCATATAAACACTTGAAGACCGGGAACTGAACTGAGGGTCTTACTTTGTTCGTCATGCAAATTTCAGGTTCAGCTTGGCACGCCGATTTCTGGCATGGGAGATGGACGGGACATTCTAGGTATAGTTCATATGAATGTTGATCTTTACTCTTCGTGAATCGTGGCCTCTGTTTGGACGTATCCAATTCCATGCTCTTCAGATCATCAAACTGTAGAGGAAGAAGGCATTGTAATTGGAGGGGGAACTGACAGTGACTATCAAGAGGTGCCTCGATActtcatttatttattttaaacCATGCAACTTTATGTATTTGTTATTGATTTATTGGGCACTTTTGTTGTTGCAGCTGCTGGATAGAGTGTTCAACATTATCGCTGGAAACAATCCAGATCTCGCCGTGAACAGAGGAAAAGTGGTTATGTGCCCTCCTAAGATTCTAAGGGAGGGCACGAGGAAGACAGTATTCGTGAACTTTATGGAGTCATGTAAAACGTGTGTTTCTGTTCACGCCTTTGTCTTGAAAAAAATGCACTTTCACCAGATTTTGACAAACTAACCATCTGCAAATCTACATCTCCAGGTTGCGTAGGGACCCTAATCACGTGATGGATTTTTTCCTCTCTGAGATGGCAACAAGCGGTTCACTTGATGGGCAGCACAGGCTGGTGATGAAAGGGAGATTTGCTCCGAAATCCTTTGAATCGATCCTCAGGAGATACATCAGTAAGTGCCCTCATGCTATTTCATTGCTTCGGTGTTTGAAGTGTGCCCTTGCTAGAACAAATGGTTTCCTGAATTCGGTCTGCTGTCTGTGACCTTTTACATTTTGTAAACCTTTCAGATGCGTATGCCATCTGCAATGGATGCAAGGGCCATGATACCACTATAACCAAGGAAAACCGTCTCTTCTTCCTTCGCTGCGAGCAGGTAAAATGTCATATCTAGGCAAACATAAGTATTTGGTTACAGCATGTTTCCTTCCACATGATTTGTTGATCCCATGTCAAACATTTTgctacttatcaccatatacagttCCTCCGTTCTTTATATTTGTTAAATGCAAATTCAACGTGCCATAACCCACCTATTGTTTCTGCAAATGATGAGTTGCAACTTCATTGCTGATATTATTTGATAAGAACATTATTACAATTACCAAGGCTTAAACAACGTTAATAGTTCGTGGCATGTACTACCTTTTGCATTAGTATTATTGTAGGCTAAAATGGTTGGAAAATAAGTTTTCTCCTGTTACTACTATTATTTCCTTTTCC is a window of Triticum dicoccoides isolate Atlit2015 ecotype Zavitan chromosome 2B, WEW_v2.0, whole genome shotgun sequence DNA encoding:
- the LOC119367268 gene encoding eukaryotic translation initiation factor 2 subunit beta-like; its protein translation is MAASEVQLGTPISGMGDGRDILDHQTVEEEGIVIGGGTDSDYQELLDRVFNIIAGNNPDLAVNRGKVVMCPPKILREGTRKTVFVNFMESCKTLRRDPNHVMDFFLSEMATSGSLDGQHRLVMKGRFAPKSFESILRRYINAYAICNGCKGHDTTITKENRLFFLRCEQCGSSRSVDRIKSGFVAHVGRRNA